Proteins encoded together in one Hymenobacter monticola window:
- the treF gene encoding alpha,alpha-trehalase TreF has protein sequence MSRILLAGLLGMLSTRPILAQTETQAPKVPTAAAVSTVPAPAAPKAERPASPRQLFPGLFEAVQLGRIFPDNKTFVDAAPRQRPATILAAWRREKSQPGFQLKAFVAAHFDLPAQSTAVFQTDVQAGLRHHLDTLWTVLARPAAPATDAADSLAAFGSLLPLPKPYLVPGGRFREVYYWDSYFTMLGLAEAGRSQLLKDITDNFAFLIGRYGFIPNGNRSYYLTRSQPPFFARMVQLLAQERGNGELLRYRPALEAEYRYWMHGTETLKPGTAARRAVRLPTGAVLNRYWDDSDQPREESYAEDVAAAKLSKQPPAQFYRHVRAAAASGWDFSSRWFGPAGGLGSIQTTDLVPVDLNCLLYNLEMVLAEAARVAGQPAQARAYTAKANQRKTALLALCWDAQAGWFQDYNWRLRRRSGVRTLAGVFPLAFGLATAPQASRVAAGLKANFLKAGGLLTTLSVSKQQWDAPNGWAPLQYLAIEGLARYQQTALADTVAHRWVRLNSRVFAQTGKLLEKYDVVNVNRPAGGGEYPLQDGFGWTNGVLLKLLNRERR, from the coding sequence ATGTCACGAATCTTACTTGCCGGGCTGCTTGGCATGCTGAGCACCCGGCCCATCCTGGCCCAAACCGAAACCCAAGCTCCTAAAGTCCCCACTGCTGCCGCAGTTTCGACCGTGCCGGCACCTGCAGCGCCGAAGGCTGAGCGCCCGGCCTCGCCCCGGCAGCTGTTTCCGGGCTTATTCGAAGCGGTGCAGTTGGGGCGCATTTTCCCGGACAACAAAACCTTCGTGGACGCTGCGCCCCGGCAGCGGCCGGCCACCATTCTGGCCGCGTGGCGCCGCGAGAAAAGCCAGCCCGGCTTTCAGCTTAAAGCCTTCGTAGCGGCGCACTTCGACCTGCCCGCCCAGAGCACCGCCGTTTTCCAAACCGATGTGCAAGCCGGCCTGCGCCACCACCTCGACACGCTCTGGACGGTGCTGGCCCGGCCCGCCGCGCCAGCCACGGACGCGGCCGATTCGCTGGCGGCGTTTGGCTCGCTGCTGCCGCTGCCCAAGCCCTACCTGGTGCCGGGAGGGCGGTTTCGGGAAGTGTACTATTGGGACTCTTACTTCACCATGCTGGGGCTGGCCGAGGCGGGCAGAAGCCAGCTGCTGAAAGACATCACCGACAATTTTGCTTTCCTGATTGGCCGCTACGGCTTCATTCCCAACGGCAACCGCAGCTACTACCTCACCCGCTCGCAGCCGCCGTTCTTTGCCCGCATGGTGCAGCTGCTGGCCCAGGAGCGCGGCAACGGCGAACTGCTGCGCTACCGCCCCGCCCTGGAAGCCGAATACCGCTACTGGATGCATGGCACCGAAACCCTGAAGCCCGGCACCGCCGCCCGCCGCGCCGTACGCCTGCCCACCGGCGCCGTGCTCAACCGCTACTGGGACGACAGCGACCAGCCGCGCGAGGAATCCTACGCCGAGGACGTGGCCGCCGCCAAGCTGAGCAAGCAGCCGCCCGCGCAGTTTTACCGCCACGTGCGGGCAGCGGCGGCATCGGGCTGGGACTTCAGCAGCCGCTGGTTTGGGCCAGCAGGCGGGCTGGGCAGCATCCAAACCACCGATTTGGTGCCGGTAGACCTCAACTGCTTGCTTTATAACCTCGAAATGGTGCTGGCCGAAGCCGCCCGCGTGGCCGGCCAGCCGGCGCAGGCCCGCGCCTATACCGCCAAGGCCAACCAGCGCAAAACGGCCCTGCTGGCTTTGTGCTGGGATGCGCAGGCCGGTTGGTTTCAGGACTACAACTGGCGGCTGCGCCGGCGTTCGGGCGTGCGCACGCTGGCGGGGGTGTTTCCGCTGGCGTTTGGACTGGCCACGGCGCCGCAGGCCAGCCGGGTGGCGGCGGGGCTGAAAGCCAATTTCCTGAAAGCCGGTGGGCTGCTGACCACTCTCAGCGTCTCCAAGCAGCAATGGGACGCCCCCAACGGCTGGGCTCCGTTGCAGTACCTGGCCATTGAAGGCCTGGCCCGCTACCAGCAGACGGCCCTGGCCGATACCGTGGCCCACCGCTGGGTTCGGCTGAACAGCCGCGTGTTTGCCCAAACCGGCAAGCTGCTGGAGAAGTACGACGTAGTGAACGTGAACCGCCCCGCCGGTGGGGGCGAATACCCGCTGCAGGACGGTTTCGGGTGGACCAACGGGGTGCTGCTGAAGCTGCTGAACCGGGAGCGGCGGTGA
- a CDS encoding M56 family metallopeptidase, whose product MNPISLPNWMLLSTVLLGAWWLCYRLALGQERSFAYNRWYLVLGPLLAAGLPLLPLAWPAGWGAGPAPLAGVAAVLLPPVAVQPGGAESASAAVAGWPQVLLLIYLAGVGFMLVRLVLELGQLWRSTRRLAREKHTGYTLVPTHGQVPTSSFGRLIFWDDTLPLSSAEAGQVLRHELAHVRQGHTYDRLLLELLRAGLWFNPFVHLCGRALALTHEYLADEEALRHAAAQAPAFAPAISYTHLLARQVASRLGFSVPLAHTFSHSQTLRRIAMIQKTSPIRRWKQWLVLPLLGALLFTVACEKASAPAEPGVSKAAQDAMVPPPPPPPTVAPADGQDVPPPPPPALEKVYTYVERMPELPTGGGNAGIVAYIQSHIAYPQVPAANRKEGRVFVSFTVNSSGEVFNPTIVKSLGAEYDAAVLAAIGQLPRFKPGTQDGKPVAVSFTVPVTFAQKSSAAIFSSRPFDWYSWSAPAPVAGC is encoded by the coding sequence ATGAACCCAATCAGCCTGCCTAACTGGATGCTGCTCAGCACGGTGTTGCTGGGCGCGTGGTGGCTTTGCTACCGCTTGGCCCTGGGCCAGGAGCGCAGCTTTGCCTACAACCGCTGGTACTTAGTGCTGGGGCCGCTGCTGGCGGCGGGCCTGCCGCTGTTGCCGCTGGCCTGGCCGGCTGGCTGGGGCGCCGGTCCGGCGCCGCTGGCCGGCGTGGCGGCCGTGCTGCTGCCCCCGGTGGCCGTGCAGCCGGGCGGGGCCGAAAGCGCCTCGGCCGCGGTGGCGGGCTGGCCTCAGGTGCTGCTGCTTATCTATTTAGCTGGCGTCGGTTTCATGCTCGTCCGGCTGGTCTTGGAGCTGGGGCAATTGTGGCGCAGCACGCGCCGCCTGGCCCGCGAAAAGCACACTGGCTACACCCTGGTGCCTACCCACGGCCAGGTGCCCACCAGCTCGTTCGGCCGTCTCATTTTCTGGGACGATACCCTGCCCCTGAGTTCGGCCGAAGCCGGCCAGGTGCTGCGCCACGAGCTAGCCCACGTGCGGCAGGGCCACACCTACGACCGCCTGCTGCTCGAGCTGCTGCGCGCCGGGCTGTGGTTCAACCCCTTCGTGCACCTGTGCGGCCGGGCCCTGGCCCTCACCCACGAGTACCTGGCCGATGAGGAGGCGCTGCGCCACGCCGCGGCCCAGGCACCGGCCTTTGCCCCTGCTATTTCCTACACGCACCTGTTGGCCCGGCAAGTGGCCAGCCGCCTCGGTTTCTCCGTCCCGCTTGCGCACACATTTTCCCATTCCCAAACCCTCCGTCGCATTGCCATGATTCAGAAAACCTCCCCCATTCGCCGCTGGAAGCAGTGGCTGGTGCTGCCATTGCTCGGCGCCCTGCTGTTCACTGTCGCCTGCGAAAAAGCCAGTGCGCCCGCCGAGCCGGGCGTTTCGAAAGCCGCACAAGATGCCATGGTGCCGCCCCCTCCGCCGCCCCCCACCGTGGCGCCCGCCGATGGCCAAGACGTGCCCCCGCCGCCCCCGCCCGCGCTCGAAAAAGTGTACACCTACGTGGAGCGCATGCCCGAGCTGCCCACCGGCGGCGGCAACGCCGGCATCGTGGCCTACATCCAAAGCCACATTGCCTATCCGCAGGTGCCAGCCGCCAACCGCAAGGAAGGCCGGGTGTTCGTGTCCTTCACCGTGAACAGCAGCGGCGAAGTGTTCAACCCGACCATCGTCAAAAGCCTGGGTGCTGAATACGATGCCGCGGTGCTGGCGGCCATCGGTCAGCTGCCCCGCTTCAAGCCCGGAACCCAGGACGGCAAGCCGGTGGCTGTCAGCTTCACGGTACCGGTAACATTTGCTCAAAAATCCAGTGCGGCAATTTTCAGCAGCCGGCCTTTCGACTGGTACAGCTGGTCCGCGCCAGCCCCTGTCGCCGGTTGCTAA
- a CDS encoding BlaI/MecI/CopY family transcriptional regulator translates to MDPSAFPELTRAEEQVMQVLWRLGPSFVKDVLAELPAPQPAYNTVSTIIRILETKGFVGHEAFGRTHRYHVLVQQDDYRRFSLRKLLGGHFGNSFSRLVSFFAKEENLDAAQLDELLRHASQPQNPADDEPNQPA, encoded by the coding sequence ATGGACCCATCCGCTTTCCCCGAACTCACCCGCGCCGAAGAACAAGTGATGCAAGTGCTCTGGCGTCTGGGGCCCTCCTTCGTGAAGGACGTGCTGGCCGAGCTTCCCGCCCCGCAGCCGGCCTACAACACCGTGTCCACCATCATCCGCATCCTCGAAACCAAGGGCTTCGTGGGGCACGAGGCCTTCGGGCGCACGCACCGCTACCACGTGCTGGTGCAGCAAGACGACTACCGCCGCTTCTCGCTGCGCAAGCTGCTGGGCGGGCACTTCGGCAACTCCTTCAGCCGGCTGGTTTCCTTTTTTGCCAAAGAAGAAAACCTCGACGCCGCCCAGCTCGATGAGCTTCTCCGCCACGCTTCCCAACCCCAAAACCCCGCCGACGATGAACCCAATCAGCCTGCCTAA
- a CDS encoding RNA polymerase sigma factor encodes MPLSTELDDLLARCGRHEPAAQRALYARYAGRMLGVARRYVRSVAEAEDILQDAFVKVFTRLADFRGEGSFEGWVRRIVVTTALNHWQSGQHRRQQVLLDDAPEPFAPDADAFDRLGVAEVLALMEKLPDGCRLVLNLYAVDGYSHGEIAELLGIQESTSKAQLSKARKLLTRLHQQQASYLKL; translated from the coding sequence ATGCCCCTTTCTACGGAGCTAGACGACCTGCTTGCCCGCTGCGGCCGCCACGAGCCGGCAGCCCAACGTGCCCTGTATGCCCGCTACGCCGGCCGCATGCTGGGCGTGGCGCGCCGCTACGTGCGCTCGGTGGCCGAGGCGGAGGACATTTTGCAGGACGCCTTTGTGAAGGTGTTCACGCGCTTGGCCGACTTCCGGGGCGAGGGCTCCTTTGAGGGCTGGGTGCGCCGCATTGTGGTCACCACGGCCCTCAACCACTGGCAAAGCGGGCAGCACCGCCGCCAGCAAGTGTTGCTCGACGACGCGCCGGAACCCTTCGCGCCCGACGCCGACGCCTTCGACCGCCTGGGTGTGGCCGAGGTGCTGGCCCTGATGGAAAAGCTGCCCGACGGCTGCCGCCTCGTCCTCAACCTCTACGCCGTGGACGGCTACAGCCACGGCGAAATCGCGGAGCTGCTGGGCATTCAGGAGAGCACCTCCAAGGCCCAGCTCAGCAAGGCCCGCAAACTACTCACCCGGCTGCACCAGCAGCAGGCCAGCTACTTGAAACTATGA
- a CDS encoding T9SS type A sorting domain-containing protein, whose translation MKLQRLLFLVGLLALGALQRGYAQYVNWSRPLAPGIFNARSVTDAAGNTYVAGSYRGALTMGATTLPAPTGAAINASNAFVAKVSPQGLVQWALPGISALSDDVLALTLDPNGNVYAVFRGGVDSLGSGPTVGYGFALGSLTLPNGGTMLAKINTTGTALALSYLHQGATQAQVTALAADAAGSCLVAVGATGYGTPVFGPYTFPSSSSTYSTAVLRAAPGSSVALVRALVPTPGQFNTSNLRVADIEVGAAGNFYCAGQISGTAVLGTAPAVNLDSYVGSGGFVAQFSAAGVAQWGITSHNATGSGSHSAGNICLAVAPTGEVYVAGGVWASNVTFGNLPALPVGGFVLKLSASGTPLWARGAQTGINTDLSGGAVHLGLDAAGNVYRVGQFINNPVFGTTTLTSPVTAAYSPTFYLVSYDAAGALRWVRTADSQQVPNSSASHQGTGFGLDASGNAYLLNYSAFDLPTNTLRIDREVLGAGYTVLRLDPAGRLSGTLYIDQNGNGTRDAGEGPFAYPQVVSDATAGTHYSSTAGTGEYTVLGLPGAAYSISIPSPHAYYTVSAPATRTGTYPGAGQTTTGLDFGLAPNLSQADVRMTLTPVGVARPGFTVRYRLTLENRGTTTASGNANLVFDSRFSYVSSTPSGSRTGQTVTWAYTNLAPFAQLNYEVLLSLPTNAVMGTVLTSSATAPLTGDVTLDDNTASASQTVVTSYDPNDISVNYASLSPTQVAAGLPLDYVIRFQNMGTDTAFAVVITDTLDYARLNLSTIELISQSHNCLWSLTGRGLLTVRFPGIKLPHRNVDVIRSQGFLRFRVRPRPTLAVGDIVPNKADIFFDYNAPVRTNTATTTVMLTTAALASHTAAAWNAYPNPATDAVTIAADLTTAGPVRLDLLDALGRSVRREVFMAPAGPLRQTLDLRGLAPGFYVLRLTPPAGPASSQQLVRE comes from the coding sequence ATGAAACTACAACGCTTACTTTTCCTGGTGGGCCTGTTGGCCCTGGGCGCGCTGCAACGCGGCTACGCGCAGTACGTCAACTGGTCGCGCCCGCTGGCGCCGGGCATCTTCAACGCCCGCTCGGTGACCGATGCGGCCGGCAACACCTACGTGGCCGGGTCCTACCGCGGCGCCCTGACCATGGGCGCCACCACCCTGCCCGCTCCCACCGGCGCAGCCATCAACGCCAGCAATGCCTTCGTGGCCAAGGTTAGCCCGCAGGGGCTGGTGCAGTGGGCGCTGCCCGGCATCAGCGCCCTTTCCGACGACGTGCTGGCCCTGACGCTGGACCCCAACGGCAACGTGTACGCCGTGTTTCGCGGCGGGGTCGATTCGCTCGGCAGCGGACCCACCGTGGGCTACGGCTTCGCGCTCGGCAGCCTAACCTTGCCCAACGGCGGGACCATGCTGGCCAAAATCAACACCACCGGCACGGCCCTGGCCCTGAGCTACCTGCACCAGGGCGCCACCCAGGCCCAAGTGACCGCCTTGGCGGCCGACGCCGCCGGCAGTTGCCTGGTGGCCGTTGGGGCCACGGGCTACGGCACTCCCGTGTTCGGCCCCTACACCTTTCCCAGCTCAAGCTCCACGTACAGCACGGCGGTACTGCGGGCCGCTCCGGGCAGCAGCGTGGCGCTGGTGCGGGCGCTGGTGCCCACCCCTGGTCAGTTCAATACAAGCAACTTGCGGGTGGCCGACATTGAGGTGGGCGCCGCTGGTAATTTTTACTGCGCGGGGCAGATATCGGGCACGGCGGTGCTAGGCACGGCACCGGCCGTCAACCTGGATTCCTATGTGGGCAGCGGGGGATTTGTGGCACAGTTTTCGGCGGCCGGCGTGGCGCAGTGGGGCATCACCAGCCACAACGCGACCGGGTCGGGGTCGCATAGCGCGGGCAACATCTGCCTGGCGGTGGCGCCCACGGGCGAGGTGTACGTGGCCGGCGGGGTCTGGGCCAGCAACGTCACCTTCGGCAACCTGCCCGCGCTGCCCGTGGGCGGCTTCGTGCTGAAACTGTCGGCCAGCGGCACGCCGCTGTGGGCCCGCGGCGCCCAAACCGGCATCAATACCGACCTGAGCGGTGGCGCGGTACACCTAGGGCTCGACGCGGCCGGCAACGTATACCGGGTGGGCCAGTTCATCAACAACCCGGTCTTTGGCACCACCACGTTGACCAGCCCGGTAACGGCCGCCTACTCGCCCACCTTCTACCTCGTGAGCTACGACGCGGCCGGCGCCCTGCGCTGGGTGCGCACCGCCGATAGCCAGCAGGTGCCCAACTCGTCGGCCTCCCACCAGGGCACCGGGTTCGGGCTCGATGCCAGCGGCAACGCGTACCTGCTTAACTATTCGGCTTTCGACCTGCCAACCAATACCCTGCGCATTGACCGCGAGGTGCTGGGCGCGGGCTACACCGTGCTGCGGCTGGACCCGGCCGGCCGCCTGAGCGGCACGCTCTACATTGACCAGAACGGCAACGGCACCCGCGACGCCGGCGAGGGGCCTTTCGCCTACCCGCAGGTGGTGAGCGACGCCACGGCGGGCACCCACTATTCCAGCACGGCCGGCACCGGCGAATACACCGTACTGGGGTTGCCCGGCGCGGCCTATTCCATTTCGATACCGAGCCCGCACGCCTACTACACGGTATCGGCCCCGGCCACGCGCACCGGCACCTATCCGGGCGCGGGCCAAACCACCACCGGCCTCGATTTTGGCCTGGCGCCCAACCTCAGCCAGGCCGATGTGCGCATGACGCTCACGCCCGTGGGCGTGGCCCGGCCGGGCTTCACGGTGCGCTACCGCCTCACGCTCGAAAACCGGGGCACCACCACGGCCAGCGGTAATGCCAACCTTGTGTTCGACAGCCGCTTCAGCTACGTGAGCAGCACACCCAGCGGCAGCCGCACGGGCCAAACCGTGACCTGGGCCTATACCAACCTGGCGCCTTTTGCACAGCTGAACTACGAGGTGTTGCTGAGCCTGCCCACCAACGCCGTGATGGGCACCGTGCTCACCTCCTCGGCTACGGCCCCGCTTACCGGCGATGTGACGCTAGACGACAACACGGCCAGCGCTTCGCAAACAGTGGTGACTTCCTATGACCCCAACGACATCTCGGTGAACTACGCCAGCTTGTCGCCCACGCAGGTGGCCGCCGGCCTGCCGCTCGACTACGTGATACGCTTCCAGAACATGGGCACCGACACAGCTTTTGCTGTCGTCATCACCGACACACTCGACTACGCCCGCCTGAACTTGAGCACGATAGAGCTGATTTCGCAGTCGCACAACTGCCTCTGGAGCCTGACGGGCCGCGGGCTGCTCACGGTGCGCTTCCCTGGCATCAAGCTGCCGCATCGCAACGTTGATGTGATTCGTTCGCAGGGCTTCCTGCGGTTCCGGGTGCGGCCGCGCCCCACGCTGGCCGTGGGCGACATCGTGCCCAACAAAGCCGACATTTTCTTCGACTACAACGCCCCCGTGCGCACCAACACGGCCACTACCACCGTGATGCTGACCACGGCCGCGCTGGCCAGCCACACGGCCGCCGCCTGGAACGCCTACCCCAACCCCGCCACCGACGCCGTGACCATTGCGGCCGACCTGACCACGGCCGGCCCGGTACGCCTCGACCTGCTCGATGCGCTGGGCCGCAGCGTGCGCCGGGAGGTATTTATGGCCCCGGCCGGCCCGCTGCGCCAAACGCTCGATTTGCGTGGCCTTGCGCCCGGCTTCTACGTACTACGCTTAACCCCGCCCGCTGGCCCAGCCAGCAGCCAGCAACTGGTGCGGGAATAG